The genomic stretch CCAGCTTGTTGCAGACGGTGTACGAGATTAAAATTTTAGTCTTGACCTTGTAACAGCGGTGTTCCTATTTAGTCAGCGGGGGTCACTATGAAAGAGGAGAGGTATTGTGCAACCAACTACAACACTGAGAGGCTTACTTTCTCTAACTTTATTACCTATTAGAAGCTTAATATGGGTTAATGTTAAGTTTAGGTACAAgtcaaatacaaacattacATAGCAGCTTCTATAAACTTCAAACCTATACTACTACTCAATTTAAAGTTAGTTATGACTTTAAGCTGCCACATGTTGAGGCTACCTATGGCACCAACTACTCAGTAATGACAATGTACTACATCTTTTCTGATATAACTTTTAAGATGTTACATAGCAGATAATAGTAAATTACAATGTCAATACTGACGTTCATGGCACTGACTTGATTTGATTTTCAGAGACAGTGGCTTTATTGtgacatgtttaatttttaaagcagggtgattttattttgtgtaaataCTTCTCCTAACAGTGCTTAAAAGCGTAAATGGGATAACCGAGGTAGGATATTagtcaaattatttttttagtgtGGCAATGAAGTCTATATACTCTTGTCTTAAGTACCTGCCACCAGTCACTTTGGTGAGTAGTTGTGagtttttgaaatattaaatttGGCTGTGGCTAATTGTTGGAAGAGGAAACTGGATTATCTGAGTCAGTGCTGGCAGAAGACGTCTAGTTTCCTGTCTTAACATGTGCGTTGTAGAGGTTCCATTATTCCGTCTTTGTTATTTGGTTTTGAAGGCTACAAGAGGATCCCCCTGCTGGTGTCAGTGGTGCCCCGTCTGAAAACAACATCATGGTGTGGAATGCAGTCATTTTTGGGTAAGACTTTGATGTGCAGCCAATACTGTTCATGgataaagcacatttttgtgAGTTGAAGTGTGAAATCAATATCTAAataccttttttccccctgcatcACAGCCCTGAAGGAACTCCTTTTGAGGACGGTGAGTATTTCACCTTGTTCATGACTTATTATTTTGTGCAATATGGAATAATGTCACTATGTTGCATGTGTAACCTAACAAAGTAACTTCATCACACCCTAGCcctttattattaatatattcacacacatgccTGTTTCATTACTactcattcatcattcatttttctgttggGTATTTACAGTGATGGGAATAACGGTGTTATAAATAAACAGCGTTACTAACGGCggtacttttttcagtaacaaGTAATCAAATTAATAACCGTTTCCCCCGTTACAACGCCGTTACCGTTACTTCCAAAAAATGCGGCgttacttcttcagacctcactgaAGTGGTTTTCACCCGAACAGgtgcctctctgtctccctgccaAAGAGTGGCTGCACGTAGGGGCATAACCAAAGACAGAGTAGGgcgcaaatgagacacaatctcccggaatctggatcGAGCGAGCAAGATTGcgctgtagagagtgactgcgtgtgtgtctgtgtgtttatgtgactatTAATGCAGcacgtgtgagagcaaagcgtcctgatacTGTAGCTCTGTGTTgatgcttattagaccaatcgcaccCCTGCAGTGTATCCTAAAAAAATCCCCAATAAACttaaataatatgaaacatATTGTTATACATGATGTTACCAAGTAACTGTTGCAAATCAAGTAAATATTCTTGTAAATATTTCTCAATAACTACTAAACTGTATAAAGCAgaactgatttttttctctttcttttaaagaCTATCCCTAAttagttgaaaaaaacaaataaacgtGTAATACACAACTTTTCCCACTTAGAGATGTGTTTCGTCCAGGTTAGGGGGAGTCATTGAAACATGCCTCATCATAAACAGTCTGATTTCATGGCACATAAATAATAGTCTTTGTGTCTTGTCTTTGTCACAGGTACTTTTAAACTCATTGTAGAGTTCACAGAAGAATACCCCAACAAACCCCCCACAGTACGATTTGTGTCAAAGATGTTTCATCCAAATGGTAGGAATATTGTTTCAATCTCTGGCACATTACAGAGTTATTTGTTATTAGTGGTTGGGGTGTAATCGTGTTTTTATCCACAGTCTATGCAGATGGCAGTATATGTTTGGACATCCTACAGAATCGTTGGAGTCCCACTTATGATGTGTCATCTATTCTTACATCCATCCAGGTAAGAAATGTCATTGACTAGATTTTTAAAAGTGTGGGTACACCTTATTTTACTGTTCTGTAAagtgtgacaaaaacacactttattaagttcaaactataaactataaagtAACTGTAAAGCAATAAATTGACATTTGTTTATGTTAGAGACCCTCCACAGTACAACACACAATATAAAACTGTACACAATCACTGCTCTTCTCTGTGGAAgggaaatgtttaaattgtaaggttaaaaagacaaatattttcaaaagtACATCATGCTCAGGGAAAGATTTGCAGTATATTAAGATTTTGGGGTGTAAAAAAACTTGTAGAATTGGACATTTGACAGTAAATTGTGCTGTggattgtattcatttttttaaatcaaagtatttgCTGCCTCATTTTTGAAGCTATTTTCACAAAGTGAGTCATTTGATGACAAAATGTCTAATTCATTTTGGTTAAAATGGATTCACTTGTGATAGTTTGAGCCTTTTGAAGGCATGTGACTGAGTAGATTTAATGGATTTATGCAGGTTGGTTATTTTCCACTAAAACAACCTTAACTTCAGTATTTATCTTCTTTTCCTCAGTCCTTGCTTGATGAACCAAATCCCAACAGTCCAGCCAACAGTCAGGCGGCTCAGCTCTACCAGGAGAACAAGCGGGAGTACGAGAAGCGTGTGTCTGCCATCGTAGAACAAAGCTGGAGAGATAGTTGACCTGGCAATCCTGATAGCTGCTCTCTCCATTGTTAAGCTGTGTGCTGCAAAGTTTTAGTGGAGAGCCTCTTAATTTTTGGCCCCCCCTCACCTTTTTTGATTTTAAGCTTTTATGCACTTTACCTTCAACTTCCCTTCatagaatgtttttttttcttcttgcccATCAAGagggatttattttttatattctacCCCCCTTTTCCAGCCCATCAGGGGATTTGTGCTGAATCTTGCCTTTGTTTTGTCAGTATGGACTTGTGGGCCATCACCCCAAATCTTTGGTGTGCTCTAACTTTCTGTAATAATGCCCCATGACTAATTATGTTTCATGTCCTGGAGGGTTTATCAATGAAGTCATGGGTCATTTTCTGTTGTGCCACTGATCTGttgtcagtttgttttcacaagGCAGTTTGTCTGAGCTCCAGTGTGATTGTCCTACTTTTCCCTGGGAGAATGAGCAGTCTGAGCATCATGGACTACAACTAAATCAGAGATCTTTATACCATGTCTTTGCTGTGCTGTGAACTCTGTTACATGCATGACAGAAAGAGTGTATTCATGTTCCCGTTCAGTACTCATGTATATAAGAAACCTGCAACTGAATATATGTACAGATTTTGCACTGGTTGTCCCCCATGTCATTTTTTCAGcacttgtaaataaaataaaaaaggctaaATCAGTCTTTTTTGGGAATTTCTTTATTGTAACtgcaaatgtaatatttgacCTAAACATACTTTTCTTGCTTTCATAGAAGTTATATACATAATTATGGCACTACCATCAGGTAAACTGGTTTTGTATACAAATATGAGCAGCTATccacaagaaaacacaacattggaGATCAATCTTTGCTATAGCAACATGGTGTTACATGACCAGTTGGCCAAAGCTAATTGATCATGTCAAAATAGTCTTGGAGGGGAAAATAAGACCGTTAATTGCATGCTGTCCAGTTCTGCAGTTAGTTTAagtgtcaaaataaaatgtaaaaaaggctGAATTGCAACTAATGAGGTTGTATAATTTGAAAGTTTAAAAGTTCAATATGCAGCTCTCattgttttcacttttcaaGACTCAAGACTTATTTATGGCCAATTTAGAATTCATAACTTTACTAAATACTCTGGATTCATCTACGCTGCTTTGAGAAAAGCTCCCCATTTACTCTACCGTGCATAATATTTACCACATTTATCAAATTGAGTGAAATTTCAGCACCTTTTACTGCCCTCAAACATTCCTAcaattgaacagaaaaaaagcatctcCACTTCTCTTTAACAATTTCACAATGCATTTTATAGATGCAAAAACTGCAGTGATACCACACCTGTCAGTGTCCGCAACTTTAATCTACTGCTCACTACAGACTGTCTGTTATTCAGTGAGTGAATGTGGAAGTAATTTCAAAAACCAAAAGCTTGTAAGATGTCATTAAATC from Scomber scombrus chromosome 13, fScoSco1.1, whole genome shotgun sequence encodes the following:
- the ube2al gene encoding ubiquitin conjugating enzyme E2 A, like, with the protein product MSTPARRRLMRDFKRLQEDPPAGVSGAPSENNIMVWNAVIFGPEGTPFEDGTFKLIVEFTEEYPNKPPTVRFVSKMFHPNVYADGSICLDILQNRWSPTYDVSSILTSIQSLLDEPNPNSPANSQAAQLYQENKREYEKRVSAIVEQSWRDS